The following proteins come from a genomic window of Anas platyrhynchos isolate ZD024472 breed Pekin duck chromosome 20, IASCAAS_PekinDuck_T2T, whole genome shotgun sequence:
- the CUEDC1 gene encoding CUE domain-containing protein 1 yields MTSLFRRSSSNGGSRGGSSAQELNNSRPARQVRRLEFNQAMEDFKTMFPNMDYDIIECVLRANNGAVDATIDQLLQMNLDGSGCDDSSDSDDSIPPEILERTLEPDSSDEEPPPVYSPPAYESQALGTHCPRAPPTPPPRTDVLGPGRYRNWNPPLLGNLPEDFLRILPQQAPRTQGSPGCRQPVPRGLVPRGQGSLEQERRWKQYLEDERIALFLQNEEFMKELQRNRDFLLALERDRLKYESKKSKSSSVAGSNDFGFSSILSGDAAPPGTSEAGSAVSDDALFRDKLKHMGKSTRKKLFELARAFSEKTKMRKSKRKHLLKHQVLGTAASTANLLDDVEGHSCDEDFQARRQQLQEEEETPKEGQ; encoded by the exons ATGACGAGCCTCTTCCGACGCAGCAGCAGCAATGGCGGGTCCCGCGGCGGCTCCTCGGCGCAGGAGCTCAACAACAGCCGCCCCGCCAGGCAGGTCCGCCGGCTGGAGTTCAACCAGGCCATGGAGGACTTCAAGACCATGTTCCCCAACATGGACTACGACATTATCGAGTGCGTTCTGAGGGCCAACAACGGCGCCGTGGATGCCACCATCGACCAGCTCCTGCAGATGAACCTGGACGGCAGCGGCTGCGACGACAGCTCGGACTCGGATGACAGCATCCCCCCCGAG ATCCTGGAGCGGACCCTGGAGCCGGACAGCTCGGACGAGGAGCCCCCCCCCGTGTACTCCCCCCCTGCCTACGAGAGCCAGGCGCTGGGCACCCACTGCCCCCGCGCGCCCCCCACGCCACCGCCCAG GACGGACGTGCTGGGACCCGGCCGCTACAGGAACTGGAACCCACCGCTCCTGGGCAACCTCCCCGAGGATTTCCTGCGCATCCTCCCCCAGCAGGCTCCCCGCACCCAG ggcTCTCCAGGCTGCCGGCAGCCCGTGCCGAGGGGGCTCGTCCCGCGGGGCCAGGGCTCgctggagcaggagaggaggtggaagCAGTACCTGGAGGACGAGCGGATCGCGCTCTTCCTGCAGAACGAGGAGTTCATGAAGGAGCTGCAGAGGAACCGGGATTTCCTGCTGGCCCTGGAGAGAG accgATTGAAATACGAGTCAAAAAAGTCCAAGTCGAGCAGTGTTGCTGGCAGCAACGATTTTGGTTTCTCCTCCATACTATCAG GTGATGCAGCCCCCCCCGGAACCAGCGAGGCCGGCAGTGCCGTGTCCGACGATGCCTTATTCAGAGACAAATTGAAACACATGGGAAAGT CAACGCGCAAGAAGCTGTTTGAACTTGCCAGAGCCTTCTCCGAGAAGACGAAGATGAGgaagtcaaaaagaaaacacttgttGAAGCACCAGGT GTTGGGGACGGCAGCTTCCACGGCAAATCTTCTCGACGATGTGGAAGGACACTCGTGCG ATGAAGACTTCCAAGCACGGAGGCAACAgctccaggaggaggaggagacgcCAAAGGAAGGGCAGTAA